The Streptomyces sp. NBC_01317 genomic interval CGCCGGGGAGGTAGGTGTGCCCGACGCGCAGTTCCGTACCGCCGAGCCATTTCTGCATCTCGGCGATGCGCCGCACCCCGCGCGGCCCGTAGTCGAGATAGGCGCCGAACGCGGGCGCCGGGGCCTGGGGCGGTTTCGGGTCCGGCGGGTCCACCGGTCCCGTCGTGGCGGTCGGCAACGGAAGCCCCGCGCCTGTGGCAAGAAGGCCTGCCGTGACCGCACCCAGACAGGTGCTCGCCAGCCGTCGACGTCGGGACATGTCCGCTCCTCGTGATCGAGCCTCAGCTTCCATTGCTCAGCTTCTGGTTCAAAAGTATTTCTAATAAGCCAATGGGGAACCCGGGTTGGCTTTCCAGTAGCCCGTTCGTGCATTTGATCCCCCGCATGGGTTACCGAAATGCAGAACACGGCAGCGCGGAGCACGGAATGGCAGGGCGGAGCACGGCATGGCAGGGAACGATCGGGAAGGAACGTTCCTGCTGGGGAGGGAGCGGACGGCGCGTCAGCTGGTCGCGCGCGGTGGCGGGTCCTGCTGCGTCATCGATCGCCGGACGGGTTCGAGGAGGCGCCGTCCGGCGATGGACGACTGGCCCTGCGGGCCATCAGCACTGGCCTCAGACGCGGGCCTTCGCGGTGCTGCGGCGGTAGAGGATCCCGCCGCCGAGCAGCAGGCCGGCGCTCATCGCGGCGGCGGCGAGGAGGTGGTCGCTGCCGGTCTCGGCGAGCTGCGGGGCCTCGGCGCGGGGCGGGGCGGCGGGGTGGTACTGCGCGGGGACCACCGGCGGGGCGGCGTGGTGCGGGACGGGCGTGTTCGGGGTGTGCGGGGTGTGCCGCGGGGGCGTGAGGGGCGTGTTCGGGACCACGGAGCCGTCGTCGACGGGCGGCTTGACGGGGGGCACGTGGCGGACGGGGGGCGGGGGCGCCACGGTGCCGTTGCCGCAGTTGTTGCCGAAGGCCGGGTTGAGGAGGCCCACGATGTCCGCGGTGTTGCCGCAGGCGTTCAGGGCCAGCTCGACGGGGGCTTCGAGGAGGTTGCCCGCCAGCACACCGGGGGATCCGACGGCGGCGCCGTTGGCGTGGGTGGAACTGGCCGCCTGGTGGTGCGGGCGGGGGGAGACGGGCGCCTCGTGGACGGCGGGCCCGGGCTGGGGGCGCGAGGCGGGGGCGGGCGCGTGAGGCGCCGCGTGGGCGGGAGCCGGGGCCGCGTGGGCCGGCGCGGGTGCGGGCGGTGCGGGTCGGGCGTGGGCCGATGCCGGAGCGGCGTGGGCGGGCCTCGGGGCCGCGTGGGACGGGGCGTGGTGGTTCTCGTGCGCCTGCGGGCGGGGCGCCGGGGCGGGCGCCGGGGCCTGCGGAGCGTACTGCCGGTACGTCTCATGGGCGGAGGAGTGCGCGGAACCGGACGTGTTCCCGCAGGTGTTGCCGAAGGACGGGTTGAGCACGCCCACCGGGTCCACGGTGTTGCCGCAGATGTTGACCGGGACCTCCAGCGGCGCCTGGATGGAATTGCCCGAGAGCACACCGGGTGATCCGACGGCCGCCCCGTCGGCCTCGGCCGCTACGGCGTAGCCGCCCGTCATGGACAGGACGCTCGACGCCGCAGCGGCGGTGAGCAGTCCTTTGCTGATGAGGTCTCGCATCTGGTTCTCCTCCTGCTGGCGGATTCGGCAAGCAGTTGTCGCGGGTGGAACAGGTCCCAACTGAGGCCGGTCCCCGAGCACGTGTCGCACGCGCTCGGGGACCGGCCGGAAAAGCAGCCCCCGAGGGGGCGTCCGTGCAACGTCAGGCGTTGACGCAGACGTTGCCGAAGGCCGGGTTCAGCAGGCCGACGACGTCGATGCTGTTGCCGCACAGGTTGAGGGGGATGTGGATGGGCACCTGAATGACGTTGCCGGACAGGACACCCGGGGAACCGATGGCGGCACCCTCGGCGCCCGCGTCGGCGACGGCGGGGGCGGCGGCACCGACGGCCAGGAACAGCCCCGCGACGATGGTTGCGGCCTTCTTGCACTTCATCTTGAGCCCTTTCCGCAGCGGAGAAAACGTCCGCACGACTGTCGTGGCACGCGAGCCTCGTAAAGCCGGCTCATACGTCCGCTGCTGGAACTCCAACGAGCCCGGCCGATTCGAGGAAACTGGCCCCTTTTCGGCTTTCTCGGGTTCACCCGACTGCCGCGTCCGGAGGTTTCGTTTCTGCGCCGGAATCGCGTATGCGGAGGGCCTGCGGGCTCTCCTGACGGCCTTTGCCGACACGGGTAGCGACACGGGCCGGCCGGGGCGTCGGTGCCCCGGCCGGCCCGTCGGCCGGGACCAGGGTCCCGGCGATGGCGCGTACGGCGGATCAGCTGTTGCCGACGCCGTTGCCCGAGAGGACCGGGATGTCGTCCAGGATGTGCGACAGCGGCTCGTCGCCCTTCGCCTGGGTGGAGTTCTCGGCGCACTGCTGGTTCTGCGGCGAGGCCAGGACGTTGACGTCCTGGACGGCGACCGGCACGAGAACACCGACGAGCGCACCGGCGTTGACCTTGACCGGCAGGCCGACGCAGAGCTTGTTCAGCGAGCTCTGGACCAGCTCACCCTGCGGGCTCATGTCGCCCTTGGTCGAGTTGTTCCCGAACGCCGAGCCGGCGCCGTTGCCGCTCGCGGAGGTCGTGCCGTGGTCGTTGCCGACCGCGAGCGCCGTGGGCGCCGCCGCGGCGGAGACGCCGACTACGGAGGCGGCGACGGCGGCGCCGGCCATGATCTTCTTGATCACGAGAGTGTCCTTTTCTCAAAGAAATTCAGGTCGACCGGGTCGGGCAGGTCGAGCGTGTCGAGCGACCTGCACAACCGCCTCCCAGGTGTTTGGTTGCGGTGCTTCACTCGATCGGCTTGTTGAACGCCGGTAATAGGCCGTTGGAGTGAAGTGAAAGAACTAAACCGACGATGCGAAGTTGCTCAGTGCGCCCCGGAGACTTTGGGGCATCCGTCAGAAGGGGACTCATCGTGATCAAGAAGGTTCTGGCCGGCGCCGCTGTCGCCGCCTCCGTCGTGGGCATCTCCGCCACGGCCGCCCCGCAGGCGCTGGCCGTCGGCAACGACCACGGCACCACGTCCGCCAGTGGCAACTTCGCCAGCCAGCAGTACGGCAACTCCGCGACGTACGGGAACATGAGCCCGCAGATGGCGCTCATCCAGGGCTCGCTCA includes:
- a CDS encoding chaplin; the protein is MRDLISKGLLTAAAASSVLSMTGGYAVAAEADGAAVGSPGVLSGNSIQAPLEVPVNICGNTVDPVGVLNPSFGNTCGNTSGSAHSSAHETYRQYAPQAPAPAPAPRPQAHENHHAPSHAAPRPAHAAPASAHARPAPPAPAPAHAAPAPAHAAPHAPAPASRPQPGPAVHEAPVSPRPHHQAASSTHANGAAVGSPGVLAGNLLEAPVELALNACGNTADIVGLLNPAFGNNCGNGTVAPPPPVRHVPPVKPPVDDGSVVPNTPLTPPRHTPHTPNTPVPHHAAPPVVPAQYHPAAPPRAEAPQLAETGSDHLLAAAAMSAGLLLGGGILYRRSTAKARV
- a CDS encoding rodlin, which gives rise to MKKIMAGAAVAASVVGVSAAAAPTALAVGNDHGTTSASGNGAGSAFGNNSTKGDMSPQGELVQSSLNKLCVGLPVKVNAGALVGVLVPVAVQDVNVLASPQNQQCAENSTQAKGDEPLSHILDDIPVLSGNGVGNS
- a CDS encoding chaplin, with translation MKCKKAATIVAGLFLAVGAAAPAVADAGAEGAAIGSPGVLSGNVIQVPIHIPLNLCGNSIDVVGLLNPAFGNVCVNA